The stretch of DNA GCAGCGGATGAACCGCCTGAAGCTGGAGCAAAAGAAACGCGCGCTGGACGCCCAGATCGAGGTGCTGCGCGCCGAGCACCTGGCCGCGCAGGAGGAGCTGGAGCGCATGACCAGCGACCAGCGGACGCGCGACGACGTGACCGCCTCCGACTCCGCCGCCATGAACCTGAGCCGCAACCGCCAATAATCCATGAGCACGGACGACCCGACCCGACCGCCGGATGCCCCGGGCATCCCCCATGAGAACGGGAACGGCCACCAGCCATGGGAGCTGATGCTCTTCGTGGCCGGCCAGAGCCCGAAATCCGTGATGGCGTATGCGAACCTGCGGAAGGCCTGCGACCACTACCTGCCCGGCCGCTACCGCATCGAGCTGGTGGATTTGACACGCGGACAAGCGTCGCTTGCAAAGCAGTACCAGGTGGTCGCTATTCCCACCTTGATCCGGAAACAGCCGGACCCCCAGAAGCGGATCATCGGCAGCCTCTCTGACATCCAGCGACTTGTAAACGACCTCGATCTCGGCTCGCCGATCCTGAACCCTCCTTCCACTCCATCATGATTCCAGAAATCCAGAGCGACGCGGCCGATGGCGGCTCCGACGGCGCTCCATCGGCCAGTGATCTGGCGAAGCTGGAATTTGACCGGCTGATCAGCGGATCGCCGGACGAGTCCTTTTACAAGATGACGCTCTTCGTCACCGGCCACACGGCGAAGTCCATCCTGGCGGTGGCCACGGTGAGAAAGCTGTGCGAGGAGCATCTGGCCGGTCGCTACGAGCTGGAGGTGGTGGACATCTACCAATCCCCGGAGCGCCTGGCGGGCGACCAGATCGTGGCCGCGCCGACGCTCTTCAAGCGCGAGCCGGTGCCGGAGCAAAAGGTGGTGGGAAATCTCCACGACCGCGAGCGCGTGCTGATGGCGCTGAACCTTAAAACCCGGCCCGAGGTCAACTGGGCAGAACTCTGAAGCCAGAAGCAGAACCATGAGTGCCAACGGCCTGAACGCCGCCTCCCCTGCCGCCGACGCCCCGCCGAATCACCAGTGGGTGAACCGGGCGGAAATGGAAACCCTGCGCCAGAAGCTGCGCGAGGTGCAGGAAACGCTGGATGCCATCCAGTCCGGCGACGTGGATGCGGTGGTGGTGAGCGGTGACCATGGCAGCCAGATCTACACGCTGAGCGGCGCGGAGGAGCCCTACCGGATCTACGTGGAGCAGATGCGCGAGGGCGCGGTGACGGCCACGGAGGGCGGGATGGTGCTGTATTGCAACAAGCGCTTCGCGGACTTCGTGGGGCTGCCGCTGGAGCGCGTGATCAGCGCGGGTGTGGCGGATTTCCTGCGACCCGGCGTGTGGGAGGAGATCGTGCGCGGGCTGGCGGACAGTGATTTCGTGAAGACGGAGACGGAGATCGCCCATGGCGCGGGCGTGCTACCGGTGCTGATCACCGGCAGCCGCGTCGCCACCACGGAGGACCCGGTGTTGTGCCTGGTGGTGACGGACCTCTCCGCGCAAAAGGAGAAGGAGCGCCTCACGCTGGCGAACGAGGTGGCCGAGGCGGCGAACCGCGCGAAGGACTCCTTCCTCGCGGTGCTGAGCCACGAGCTGCGCACGCCGCTGACCCCGGCACTGATGGGCACCTATCTTCTGGAGGAGGACGCCACGCTCGGCCCGCAGGCAAAGGAGCTGGTGAAGATGATCCGCAAGAACGTGGAGGTAGAGACCCGCCTCATCGATGACCTGCTGGACCTGACGCGCGTGACCGAGGGGAAGATCCAGCTCCGCAAGGAACTGGTGGACCTTCACCACGTGGTGGCCGAGGCCGTGAAGGTCTGCGCCCCGGGCCTGGTGGAGCAGTCGCAGACGATCACACAGGACCTTCAAGCCACATCATCTCAGATCCACGGGGACCCGGTGCGGATCCAGCAGATCCTGTGGAACCTGATTCGCAATGCCAGCAAGTTCAGCCGGCCCGGGACCGCCATCGCCATCCGCTCGTGGAATGATGCGAATGGGAACGTGCAGGTTTCCGTGCAAGACCAGGGCATCGGCATCGAGCCGCAGATCATGGCGAAGCTCTTCAAGCCCTTCGAGCAAGGGGGCGAGGACATGACGCGGAAGTTCGGCGGGCTCGGCCTCGGGCTGGTGATCAGCAAGTCGCTGGCGGAGCTGCACGAGGGCGGACGGATCGAGGCGCACAGCCCGGGCAAGGACCAGGGCAGCACTTTCACGCTGCGCTTCCGTACGTCCTCCGCGACGCCGCGCGAGGAGGTGACGAGCCGCACCGAGATGCCTGCAAAGGCGCGCGTGCTCGTGGTGGAGGACAATCGCGACGCGCGCATGGCCGTGGTGCTGTGGCTGCGCACGCTGGAGTACGAGGTGACGGAGGCAGATTGCGTGGCGACCGCGCTCCAGCTCGCCGGGACGCGCGAATTTGACATCCTGATCAGCGACATCGGCCTGCCGGATGCGACTGGCTACGAGCTGATGTCCGGGCTGCGCGGCAAGGGCATCATCGGCATCGCCATGAGCGGCTACGGCCAGCATGACGACGTGGAGAAGTCGAAGGAAGCAGGCTTCTCCGACCACCTCATCAAACCGGTGGCACCGAAGACTCTGGAGAGCGCACTGGCAGCGGCATTGAAGCGGTCGAAGGCGGGTGCCGGTGTGGTCGGTTAGGCGCAGCCCTTTGCGAAAGCCCCCCCTGGGAGCGCGCGGCCACTGGCCCGCTTGGACAGCCGTGGAACCTCGGGTAAAAGCTGCTCACACGAGATCATCAGGAAGCGGGCATGCATGGTCGCTTCGCCGAACTATCCAAGCGAGCCGGTGGCACGCGCTCCCAGCGGGCCGCTCCGTGGAAAGCGGCTTTTGCCCGGAGTTCGCCGGTCTGTCCAAGCCGGCTGAAGCCAGCGCTCCCGGCTTTGCCGATCCGGCGCGTTCCGGATTACCTTCCGGGATGACTCCCAAACCACTTCACTGAATCACCACCCAAATACCTTCCAGAATCCACCCCCAACAAAAAATCCCGAGGCCTTTCAGCTTCGGGACTCATTGACTAACAAAAGCGTGCGCGCGAGAGGACTCGAACCTCCACGGGGTTGCCCCCACTAGAACCTGAATCTCGTGAAGAAATCACAAGCCACTGTGCTTTAACCGCATCAGAAAAGCGATTTAACCCATTTTAGGGGTTTTCTGGACTTTGGATGCGATAAATGCACCATCTTGGCATGCCTCGAACCCCCTCATTCAAGGTCAGGGACACCCCGAAAGGATGGCTCCTGCATATCCCGGCCAGCCTTTCCGACACCGGCAAACTCCAGCGAAGATACTTCTCCACAAGGGATCTGGCCACGGCTGAGGCGAAGAAGGTCAGAAATGACTATCGTGCCCACGG from Luteolibacter flavescens encodes:
- a CDS encoding circadian clock KaiB family protein, producing MSTDDPTRPPDAPGIPHENGNGHQPWELMLFVAGQSPKSVMAYANLRKACDHYLPGRYRIELVDLTRGQASLAKQYQVVAIPTLIRKQPDPQKRIIGSLSDIQRLVNDLDLGSPILNPPSTPS
- a CDS encoding circadian clock KaiB family protein → MIPEIQSDAADGGSDGAPSASDLAKLEFDRLISGSPDESFYKMTLFVTGHTAKSILAVATVRKLCEEHLAGRYELEVVDIYQSPERLAGDQIVAAPTLFKREPVPEQKVVGNLHDRERVLMALNLKTRPEVNWAEL
- a CDS encoding hybrid sensor histidine kinase/response regulator; the encoded protein is MSANGLNAASPAADAPPNHQWVNRAEMETLRQKLREVQETLDAIQSGDVDAVVVSGDHGSQIYTLSGAEEPYRIYVEQMREGAVTATEGGMVLYCNKRFADFVGLPLERVISAGVADFLRPGVWEEIVRGLADSDFVKTETEIAHGAGVLPVLITGSRVATTEDPVLCLVVTDLSAQKEKERLTLANEVAEAANRAKDSFLAVLSHELRTPLTPALMGTYLLEEDATLGPQAKELVKMIRKNVEVETRLIDDLLDLTRVTEGKIQLRKELVDLHHVVAEAVKVCAPGLVEQSQTITQDLQATSSQIHGDPVRIQQILWNLIRNASKFSRPGTAIAIRSWNDANGNVQVSVQDQGIGIEPQIMAKLFKPFEQGGEDMTRKFGGLGLGLVISKSLAELHEGGRIEAHSPGKDQGSTFTLRFRTSSATPREEVTSRTEMPAKARVLVVEDNRDARMAVVLWLRTLEYEVTEADCVATALQLAGTREFDILISDIGLPDATGYELMSGLRGKGIIGIAMSGYGQHDDVEKSKEAGFSDHLIKPVAPKTLESALAAALKRSKAGAGVVG